A window of Pyrus communis chromosome 3, drPyrComm1.1, whole genome shotgun sequence genomic DNA:
ACTGAGATTATTTTTGGAGTAATATCCAATACAAAATATTGATTTTTAACAAAATCGTAGATATAAATTAACATGCCAAACTTTTTTACTGTCCCCTCTTTCACCTTACCATAAAATGCTTTATATAACAGAAGAAATACAGTCGCATTTTAAGGATAAATTAACTATATAGGGTAGAACTATACAAAATAACTTAATAGCTCTCTTATCTGAAGAAATTTGATCTCAGAAGTCGCAAAATTCGAGTTCACATGTCACGTGATGCGAGATACGAAAGTTGAATGCTGAAGGCTTCTTTGAGCTCGGCCAAAACCTCTGCTATGGTTGGCCTTTGTGATGCATCTCTCTCTACAGATTTTATAGCAACTACGGCTGCCTTTCTCATGCTTTCGGCATCAAATGTGCCCTGCAGGCTCTCATCCACTATCTCATATGCACCTGCCTGTAAGTAAGGCTTGGCCTGCACTCGTCAATACAGACAAAGAAACAATGAACTTTCGCCCAAGGGAAGAACACTGACACGCACAGAACAAAGTGCAACAAAATACAGATATTCGGTTTTACCCATAACACCAGGTTAAAGGAGTCGGGGGTTCCAGAGTGACTCAATGGTTCTCTCCCGCAAATCAGCTCCAGAAGAACAACTCCAAAGCTATAAACGTCACTTTTCTCGGTAAGCTGCTGGGTCGAGTAATATCTGTGAATAGAGTTTAGTATAATTAATCGGTCAACAcactagaaaaataaaatccatCAGAAATCAACAGCATTATGGAGGGTCTAAAGAAATACTCAGGATCAATATAGCCGGCAGTGCCCTTAACGACAGTGGTCACATGAGTTGCTTCCGCTTGCATTACTTGCTTAGAGAGGCCAAAATCACAAACCTTAGCATTCATCTCCTTGTCCAGAAGGATGTTACTGCATTTCACATCACGGTGTATGACTCGCGGCTCATTCCCGTTGTGTAGATAGTCCAATccttcaaaagaaagaaattagaCTCGTGATTTAGATAAAGTTGTTGAAATAGAGTAGGAAGACCCATATCAGAAGCAGAAGAACCAGCATACCTTTTGCAGCATCGACAGCAATTTTCAGCCGGCGAACCCAACTCAGTGAAACTTTTTTACTCTTTTGACCTGATATAACATCAGAACACCTCTTGAAATTGCAACATTGGATTAAAGAACGACACTTTTTCCACAAGGAATTAAAATTGCTTTTGTTGATGCATAATTTTGGCATACCGTAAAGATGGTTAGCCAACGATCCGCCAGGAAGATACTCATAGACAAGTATTTGCTGCTTTGCTTCATGACAGAATCCTTCCAAGCCTACAAGATTTTGATGGCTAATTCCCGACAAGAGACGGACCTATAAAAGATTAGGAACTTAGAAGTTATTAAGAGCtatgaattttcaaaatatcTCTGCTTTATAAGCGAGCAAAGAGTTTACAGATTGAGATGGTGAACCTCGTTGATAAAAGAATCTGCCCCCAGTTGGCTTTTATCGAATCGCACTTTCACAGCCACCATGTTTCCATCCGAAAGCTTTCCAAGGTAAACACAACCGAAACTACCCCGGCCTAGAACCTCCTTAAAATTGTTTGTAGCTGCCTTGATTTCTTTGTAGGTAAAAACTCTTGCAGCATTCCAGTTTCGCATATCCGCCACCTCCCCTAAGCAGTAACCAAACAACGTTTGTGTAAGAATTAAGTAAGAATCTTCAATCTACAAAATCATAATCTGGATGTTCACGTACTTGCCGCGCAAGTCATTTCAGTTCTCCTTTTCTTCATGTGCAAGAATACTAAAAGGAAGACAAATATCGCAAGTGCAAGTAAGGCTCCTCCAATTGCGCCAAGTATAATTGCTACATGGCTGTGTTCAGTGTGTTTCTTTCGGGGAAAGAGTGTAACTTGTGGTGCCTCAATTGAAGAGTTGGATGAAGGATCATTGCATGACATTGTCGAAAAAGAGAGGCATAAATTTCCAGATGTCCTGCACAGTATCAGTGCATTATCACAAGAGGAAACATAACGTGCAGCAGACAATGACAATGTTAAACTCAGTACCTGATTTCCAAACTTTCTCGGTTCAAGGACAGTGGAAGAGTGCCTTGTAGTTTGTTGTTTTCCAGGTTCCTGATAAATGCAGTGAATGTAACTTGAGTGAGAGTGATGAGATTAATGATTTTACTCGTATATGAACTGGAAAGTATACAAGGGTTCACTTACAATAAGTGAAGTTCTTCTAACTCTCCCAAGCTGTCTGGAACGATTCCCTGCAAAGTATTATTTTGCAAGTCCCTCCATATAGAGTAAGCAGAAGAAAAGTGACAATGCAATGTTAGTATCAGACTCCGGGTTCATAAACAAGCGTAAACTTATGTTCAAAAGCATAGAAATGCAGAAAACATTCAACTTACAGAATTTGGAGGCTAACCAAGTTCTCCAACTCAGTACCGAAGGATGTTAGTCGATTGAAGCTCAGATTCCTGGAAGTTCGAGTCAAGTAAATGATTGTCACGGTGTAAAGAGACAGAATTTCTGGTAAAGAATAAAAGGGGATTACAATTTCTCGAGGCGTGTCAAGCTGCCCAAATTCTGTATTTCACCGgcaagtgatgtgttatgcagaTCCCTGGGCATAAATACCACCAAAACATAAGGAAAATATAACATCAATATTAGCAAACAAGTAAGATTTCATCACCAAAAATATTCTCAAAACTAGTAACAGTCTTAAGACTTTACAATGTTTTAAGATCAAGCAAATCGCCAATGGCTGCACTAATCGACCTCAAACTGATTCCCGGAAGCTCTCTAAAAAGACGTAGACAGTAAGTTCAGCATAAGAGATAAAATGAAACGTTAATTCTAGAACTACAACGAACATACAGTGATGTGACTATGTTTCCTTCACATCCAATTTGATCCCATGATTTAGGAGAGCAAGGATCATCTTGCCACCCCAAATCTAAACCGGTAGACTGTTGGATAACCTGAAGAGCTGATACTGTAACATAATGTAGAAGATCACACAAAAATAAAGTCAGTTGTAGATCGAAATTAGCGCATCGAGTGACCTTAATTATTAATTGTGGCAAATTGAAATGGTACCTGTAGTGGAGGAGGCTTCCTCTGGAACATCGAGAATTTCATACACCTCAATTGCGTTGACTTGAGGATAGAAGCTGATGGTTTTCAGTGTGACGTTCAAGCTCTTTATTCCTCTCTGTTTAAAATATAGTGTTCTAACTTCTGAGCTTCTGATGGTATAGTTTGACTGCACAACAGCACCGTTGATTAAGATATCAAACGAAGGAAAAACAGGAAGAATCCCAGCAAAGTAGAGGACAATGTAGTAGTCTGCCAGGGTATCAAGAGGAAAGGTATATGTCAACATGTCCCTTCGCGCCAAAACTCTTGCTGTTTGGAGAATGGCAGCAGGGGGAGCCTCCTTCAAAGCAGAGAAATTGAAGCTAAGCTGAGTCTTGAACTCGGTGGATGTATGAAATGGCGAAAAGCTTTGATCAGCATCCCATATCCGATCATAGGGATCCAAAGGGTACCTGTTTTTAGACAACAAAAACTCCAATAAAACATCGAAGTTAATGGTGAACTGACCCAACTCAATATAAGCTCTTGAGGGTCAGAAAATTTCATACCTCAAAGTTCCATTCGTGTAACCGCAATTTATCCGGTAGTTTTTCCTAAGTGACTTGTTAGGGAAATCTTCCATGCCACTTGTGTAAGCTTCTTGAGGAAGTGGCCTAACTTCAAGTGTAGAAATTACAGGAGCTCCTCTACCTGCAATTTCGTGCAAACAGAACAACACTGTGTCCTTATCAACTGGCCAAACAAACTCTTCTGTCCACGGATCATTTTTTAGGAGATCTATAGTACTAACAATGGCTGTCCCAAGAGAGACGGAGAATGACGGGGGCTTTCGATGCCCGTCATAGTTTTTATATACAAACTGAGCTCTCACAAGAACCAAAGACGACACATTGGTGACTGGTAGCTTATAACAATTCCGGCCTTGGGAAATTGGGAAGTACCGAACTGGGACACTAGATGAGGAAGTTCCTTCGATGTAATCAACATTGGTTATGTTGCCTGTGGCGATGTACGCACTGTCTGGAATCCATGAGATTGAAGATGAATCGGTGTAATCGGCAGTTCCACCGCAAATCAAGCTCAAGAAACCTGTCCATCATATGCATGAAGAACCAACACTTAAAATGTAGGAATTAGGAGGATGAACCAAAAAGTTTGATGAAAAATTTGCATACCATCTTGGTCACATAAGGCAACTAGCGAAAAGCCGAAGAACAGACAGATGCCAACCCACAAACAATGGAGGTCCATGAATTCGGAACCACGAAAGTTTGCTATCTTCAGAAAGCAGAGAAGCCCAAAATACTTATCTAGGAAACAAAAGGGAGTAAACAGAGTGAAGATTTCAAAAGAAGGAAGTGAAAGAGATATTGGGATCCAAGAAAATGATTGTCTTTCTTTAGTGGGGTCACTGGGGTGACAAATTGATGAATTagttacaaataaaatatcaaaagtGGCATTTTATTTTGCAGTTTTTGTTTAATAGTCAGGACTACTCAGTAACACGGTAATTGAACGGCTCTATTTGGTATTGAATCTGTAAAAAGGAGATAAAAGAAGGCTGTGACTTGAGGATGAAAAAGGCGCAATGGTGATGATGAAGGAGTagcaaataattataattatgagACATGCACAGTGCTAGTAATAATATTGTAGTAGGTGTTGAAAAAGAAGGCCACTTTCAGTTATGAATAGAGAAGTTATTAAGCGTACATGTAACATAGTGTTAGTTTTGGGGTTTTGAAATGAGAGATTCTAACGCACCACCAAGGATATTTTCTCATTTCAATATCTCACTCATTATGTGGTCTAGTTTTGTCTTGAGCGAGATACTcgtataaaatatattatttttgtatgCATGCAACGTTCCAACTCATCGTGCCATAAAAttgggaaattttttttcttggttattttttaaaaaaaatccaggaaaaaataagaaagaaaaagggagggTCTTGCTTGTCTCAGAAATAAGCAACAGTTGCATTAGATTAATTAGTCAAGGCTTGAAATGCAAGTTTCAGTAATGTGGATTAGTGGAAGATGATGATGCATAGGATGCTTAATGCAGGGTGCAACAAAACGATGATTTTTGTGGTTCCCTTCTTGTATAGCTTTGCTTGTAATTTCCCTCTTGCTCCAACTGCTACCTTTTATGGGAAGGAAAGGTGCTTTGTCCTAACCAAACCCATCATTTTGGGCCTACAAAGGAAGACAATATATGAACCAATACCCTATGTTTCTCATGCATCAATGATATATGCTATTCATTTttaagatcatctccaacctttggagaaaaatctaaaatttttaactcaaaaaattaagattttaacccaaaaacagtttttctgctctAATCCTTTTggcctaaattttttagcctCAGACtattaaacattaaatttaggctaattttttcttttaagtaatttttttaaaaaagaaaattatgtacaccatcctaatttaattttatgaacattttaacctaaaactaTTTAGAtgccgataaatattgaaaaatcactaaatttgggtgaattttgagttaaatatttttttataattattttagccgttagatttaaatttgggccgttaggTCTTTTTTTATACCGTTggatttaattatattacatatCAACCGttagattcaataaatatataaatataaaacaaacaaacaaaaaattcgAACGTGGACAACCAACGGCCCATTTAAACGTGGCCGCACGATAAAAAAAAGAGCCGTTAGGCTCATGATTGCCAATAGACAAGCCCACATGGGTGGGGTCCGGCTGCTGCTTCCTTGGCGCATGCAAAGGGTTTAGGCGGGTGAGAGATGGGCATTTGGGCTTCACTTTCTGTTTTTCACTCTCACACGTGGGCTCCACTAttaattttgggctaaattttgataggaatttaagttttctttaagttttaacaCTTAAACTTGATGATTTTAGAACAAGGGTTGGagagaaatgtttttttttttttttggggtggggtGTGGGAATTGAAGGGAAAATTTAGGACttactccaagggttggagttggtctacgtttattcatatatttgttgaaTATTTCAACTTCTTCCTTGTGTATCCCATGACTTTGAGTCACAAAAAGCTCCAGTTTTGGAGAGACTTACATGAAACAAGAACGCCAAGGACAAAGGTAGTCTTGACCTGAATCTATCATATGTCACATGTGCTTTAACTTTCTCATGTAGCATTGCATAATTGGTTTGGAACACCATACCTCGGCATTCCCATTTCATGTAAATCATTGTGCTTAGTTAGTCAATCTGATGCCAGGCAAAGCTCTCTCTAATCGATAGGCCTGTATTCATACATGCGCCTGCCGACGTCAACTTCATGTATCAAAAATGGGGAGAGAACCAAGTATAACCATAGATAGGAAAGCCTACTATTGTAAAGGATTTCAAGGTTTAATCATCACGTAATAAGGTGGACATATCCAAGTTCAAACATAAGCACAACCGATAGGGTTATGAATTGGCCAAATTTATGGCTTAGCAGCAGTGCAAATTAAGACTCTCATGTTGAGATGATCCAATCTATATCGGTGTCCTTCGCTTTCGCCTTTGCTGTTTGTGCTTGGCCTTTGAAGTGCTCGGCATGGCAACAAACTGAAAATTTGGATCTGGCTTTTGAGTCGAGGCTGCAGTGTACCCTGCACAATCAGTGCTTTCCCATTTACAATATGGAATGTGGAAAATACCATCAATCAATTATAACAGAATAATTGATGCCGGCCTCCCTTCCTCACCCGGTTATAATAAAGAACTTAACTTTACCTTGTTCAATCATCAATGGTTTTGGGTTCTGGCCCAATGAAGGATTTTCCCCAAATTTAAAGATTGCTCCATTGTTCGGCTTGTTGGCATTGGAATCCTACAAATGGTGGGtaaatgcatacacaattttatataaagaaGCAGATTCAGATCAGTGTGACCCTGTACGGGGATTAGGGATCAGTGTGACCCTGTACGGGGATTAGGGCTTTGTATAGGAAAAGAGAAAACATAGAAGATTTTCCATCATACATTGCTTTCAAAATATATAACGAAAGTAGCTTGAATCGCCTACTCTAGATCCCAAGAGACTTATTAATTGAATTAGCCATTGCAACAGCAGATGAGGATAAAACCCTTCTCCTCACTAATGAAGTAATATCCTCCCACTAAAACAACAATTAAGTTTCCTTGCTTCGGCACTTCATATTGTTTACAGAAGCATACCTATACCTTGTAACCTTGTAGGCAGCCCGGCACCAAAAACTAGGAAAACAAGGAATCATCTGAGTTTCAACTACAAAAAAGGGAGGCATCTGAATTGGATTCTCTCAATAGTTAAGTTGCCACGCCCAGCCGGGGAGGAGGAAAGTACAAAACTAAAGGAGTTACCCTACTTTAATGCAAATACATTGTTGAAGCCAGTTTCTAATCTCACATTTGCAAACGATCAATTTCCTTAGCCATCCTTTTCAACCTAAAAGCTCCTAGATACGACAAATTTGTTCCACATCAGGAAGTCTGATTATCAGATCTtaaagaaaaatcacaatttaccATCGTGGATTATTTTCTGTGAAACAAAATTCACAGAATGAACATAACAGACCTAAAAGACACTTACCAATGAATGGAATCTTAAAGGTACTTATCATTTATTAACTAATACTACGTGCAAATCATACACAATATCATTGTGTATTTAGAGCTTAATTATGATTTCTAGTTATATCAAGATCAATACTGCTCTCTAATACATCAAAGGGCTCCTAAGTAACTTAAAGAATTGGAAACTATCATAGCACAAGAATGAGGTAGACAAAGATGAAACTAAAGGAAATCACATATAAAAACAAACTAgataaaattaatcaaattctaTTTCATCATTTCCCTTGTTGATATAAGATTCTAGACTTTTAAAATCCACAGTTCATCAGGATATATGCACACtaattaatagaaaaatataAACTAGCAAATAAATGGTAGGAGAAGCTCAAGCTCACTGCATAATAGTTGACCCATCTCATATAGCGCATAAGATGTTCATACGTCAGAAATGATTGGCCTGTTCTGGGACAGAAGAAGCCCTACAATTGCCATGCATAAAAAAGTATCAGTCCTTGCAGCTCTTGAACTTTTTATGTTTCAACTATTTCATCTTTATCATTGAAACAATTTTAGCGTCtttttgtttgatggtatcATAACTAGTACCATAACATTAGTAGCGTGACTTTGAGCACGCTAAAAGCCCAACAATCTAATGAATCTGGTTACAAATGAACCAAATATGCAGAGAGAAGAAAATAGTGAAGCAAATATCACTCAAGGAAGTGGATCTAATGTATAAGGCTTAAGATTATGAAAAGAAGGAAAGCATAAAGTCCAGAAGTACGGTATAGCAATGATAGATCCAGGATTTTGCTAAATCTAGCACAGCTAAGTCCATGAATAATAATGAGTGAATCTGAAATCGACTAACAAGGACCATATGATTAAATGCCCGTAATTGGTAAAACTACGAAGTACTTATATTAGGAAAAACCAAGTTTATTATATATTGAGCTATTTAATGTTACAAAAgcattcttttttattaaaaccaTCACGTGCGTGCATTCACTATAACCACCAAAAATCTTGCATCGCTTGATGGTAACATGCTTCAAACCTTAAATAAGCACTTATAATGTGATCGTTGAAGTAATTCAACACGTGCAACTATTTTGGAAAACGACATTACCAAGATTCCTCTTAATTAAACATGTTACGACAAAGCTGAATTGAATGTTGATCGTGTGCCATGCACTAAATATATATTGGCTATATGAAATTCAAACGTACAGCTACATGGAAACAAATTTTACTTAGATTCATCTAAAACATGTCCAACAAAGCTGAACTGAATTTTCAACGATCTTGTACCAACCATGTACGTACTGCCAATTATATCATTTTAAAATTGAGCGATCTTAAAAGATAACCAGTATCATCTAATAAGAAATACATTGTTTTGTAGTATCAAACATTTCTACCTAAACACAGTATGACATTTTTGTGTGCTATCGATATAAGATCAACACAAATTCACGTGCAGTCCAGACAATAAAAAATTGCTATAGTATAAGTTTCAGCTTTAAGCCTTTAAACCACAGGTGTGGGCATAGCCACATTGGCTAGGTGGATGTTCTCCCTCCTATGTACCTAAGTTAGAATCTCCTCCCACCTTGTATAAAAAAGAAGTTGAGCATCTAAGCTAATTAAACAATTTAACAACACCAGAAAACAACCGAAAGCTTCAAATCTGCACTTATATGATCAAAAAACAGTGGTTCTGCTCCtcataaaatcaacaaaaaaatttatttttagaatatcTTCCATGTAAGCAAACGAGAGCACATGGTTCCCAGTTTTCTCAAACAACATATACCTCACATATCCcttatatttttaaatgaacaaaaaaatcgATAAAAATCACAGCGCAAATCATATAAGAAGACCCATCGCACTGCAATCAAAAACCAAACCCAAAGCTTCAAAATTTACAAAGAAACctttaccaaaatttacaaagAAACCTGTACCAAATATCATTCAAACTAAAAGGGTATAGATTCTAGACTACCTTTACATGATTCCCTTCTCTTTTATCCAACTCCCAACCTTCAGGAATCTGAAGCCACCTATTCCTCGGTGCCATTGCTCAGAAAAAGACCAACCCAGAAAACTGAACTTTCTGCGCAGCTCGACAGCAAAGCGAGGGGCTTTTTATTGCTGGGTTTTGGATAAGAACGAGGGAGCAAACATggaaggaggaagagagagatagGTTGAAAAACATGTGGTACCATTTTCTGGTGAGGGATGATGAGGACGAAGAATGCTTAAGATGGTATGGTAATAAAGACGATGAAGAAGAATCTTATCTGGGTTCTTAGCTGGTCCTTGATTTTTCATGCGGACAGACGAGAATTGTGTATTCTGAGCTGGATTTTTGCATATTTggagagagaaggggagagagggagaagagagagagcgcCAAAATTAGGTTTTTACAGGCTTCATAAATAGGGAAGCAGGCCGTTACTGGTTTTGAATTGGCTCGCTCACCGAGGATCTGCCAAACGACTGCGTTTCGTTGTTGGGCCATGGGGAGACTAGGGTTATATACAATAGGGGTGTTTGGGGAGAGTGAGGAGAAGCCTTATGCACAAGTTTAAGATTAGGGATTTTGTGAGAGGGGACGAGACCAAAAGTCGACCATGATTAGCATGACAGATTAGGAGGTGGGGtagagaggttttttttttttgtgtctgaATTCGCATGGATACGTGGTCCTGGTTGTTGGACTCTAAAATTTCTGAGATAATTTCTTTATATGAGGCATCTCAATCTAAATGTCTCAGTCACCCTAAAATAATTTCTTTGTATACCTTTATCTATATGAGATTGTTACTAGCACTTTGAAAAGTTATGTTGCACTACTCTCTCACAAAATGCTAACCTTCAAAGATGTTTTGCCCAACTCGGAAAAGAATGCTTCTTTCCTCCGCTTTTTTATCACTGGAATTATTTAAACAACAATCGGTAGATTAAACACATATATTGAACAGAGGTTTCCACACTTTAAACAAACAAGTGCTCTATGGGTCTCACCAACAAAAATAACTAAGCATAAAATAATTCCCccctcccaaaaaaaaaccTGAGCAAGGATCATAAGTATATATGGCATAACAATGCAATTATCATGGAAGGTGACTCGGTGAGTAAAGTAAGAGTGGAAAAAGATCTTTCGGTTAGTTAGAGAATGTGTGAGGCTGCTTGGAGGACAATTGATGAGGAAGAGACAAAGAGTCCCCTCAAAAGGCCTCACCGCATACACTGAATTAATATATGCCTCCTAACTAAGCCAATATGAAATCCAAATCAATTCATATGGCTACTCAAAGAGGcagtaaataaaataaaataaaagcatcACAAAACAACTATT
This region includes:
- the LOC137729755 gene encoding probable LRR receptor-like serine/threonine-protein kinase At5g48740 → MDLHCLWVGICLFFGFSLVALCDQDGFLSLICGGTADYTDSSSISWIPDSAYIATGNITNVDYIEGTSSSSVPVRYFPISQGRNCYKLPVTNVSSLVLVRAQFVYKNYDGHRKPPSFSVSLGTAIVSTIDLLKNDPWTEEFVWPVDKDTVLFCLHEIAGRGAPVISTLEVRPLPQEAYTSGMEDFPNKSLRKNYRINCGYTNGTLRYPLDPYDRIWDADQSFSPFHTSTEFKTQLSFNFSALKEAPPAAILQTARVLARRDMLTYTFPLDTLADYYIVLYFAGILPVFPSFDILINGAVVQSNYTIRSSEVRTLYFKQRGIKSLNVTLKTISFYPQVNAIEVYEILDVPEEASSTTVSALQVIQQSTGLDLGWQDDPCSPKSWDQIGCEGNIVTSLELPGISLRSISAAIGDLLDLKTLDLHNTSLAGEIQNLGSLTRLEKLNLSFNRLTSFGTELENLVSLQILDLQNNTLQGIVPDSLGELEELHLLNLENNKLQGTLPLSLNRESLEIRTSGNLCLSFSTMSCNDPSSNSSIEAPQVTLFPRKKHTEHSHVAIILGAIGGALLALAIFVFLLVFLHMKKRRTEMTCAAREVADMRNWNAARVFTYKEIKAATNNFKEVLGRGSFGCVYLGKLSDGNMVAVKVRFDKSQLGADSFINEVRLLSGISHQNLVGLEGFCHEAKQQILVYEYLPGGSLANHLYGQKSKKVSLSWVRRLKIAVDAAKGLDYLHNGNEPRVIHRDVKCSNILLDKEMNAKVCDFGLSKQVMQAEATHVTTVVKGTAGYIDPEYYSTQQLTEKSDVYSFGVVLLELICGREPLSHSGTPDSFNLVLWAKPYLQAGAYEIVDESLQGTFDAESMRKAAVVAIKSVERDASQRPTIAEVLAELKEAFSIQLSYLASRDM
- the LOC137729754 gene encoding uncharacterized protein, producing the protein MAPRNRWLQIPEGWELDKREGNHVKGFFCPRTGQSFLTYEHLMRYMRWVNYYADSNANKPNNGAIFKFGENPSLGQNPKPLMIEQGYTAASTQKPDPNFQFVAMPSTSKAKHKQQRRKRRTPI